In the Magnolia sinica isolate HGM2019 chromosome 15, MsV1, whole genome shotgun sequence genome, one interval contains:
- the LOC131227756 gene encoding uncharacterized protein LOC131227756, with product MVAWKLEGPSAEDVVLAVGDLCALIGIDLDTLGTGVLNYMVALLLMLRLLMRHFRPSQHLLPHSLLPPSLPLQVLHFMALHLLRPRLLIQEPRIIWLDLSTRMTIGVGFECGGLYFLCQGELSTDSIFAPSSSFVSASSTLESRKASAALWHARLGHVFFQTSCFFSSCI from the exons ATGGTGGCTTGGAAACTCGAGGGGCCGTCAGCCGAGGATGTGGTCTTGGCTGTGGGAGATTTATGTGCACTTATTGGAATCGATCTGGACACACTCGGGACAGGTGTTTTAAATTACATGGTCGCCCTGCTGCTCATGTTGCGACTTCTAATGAG ACACTTCAGGCCCAGTCAGCACCTTCTGCCTCACAGCCTTCTGCCTCCTTCATTGCCATTGCAAGTACTGCATTTCATGGCTCTTCATCTCCTGCGACCTAGATTATTGATTCAGGAGCCCCGGATCATATGGCTG GACTTGAGTACGAGGATGACTATTGGTGTGGGCTTTGAGTGTGGTGGTCTCTACTTTTTGTGTCAGGGGGAGCTTTCTACTGATAGTATTTTTGCTCCATCTTCTTCATTTGTTTCTGCTTCTAGTACTTTAGAGTCTCGAAAGGCGTCTGCTGCATTGTGGCATGCACGTCTTGGTCATGTGTTCTTTCAGACTTCATGTTTTTTTAGTTCTTGCATTTAA